The Caproicibacterium amylolyticum genome includes the window ACTCGGTTCCGCGCTGCTGCGCAGGCAGGGAGTCGTACTGGCAACCAAGCCGGAGGATGTGTGGAGTCCTTATACCATAGAGACCAAGGATGGCCCGCTTTGCTGCTATACCTTGCCGTACTGCGACCCTGCCGCTGCCAGAGAAGCACTGGGAGCGGAAAATGATGATATACATACAATGGACGAAGCGTTTCATGCGCTGCTTGCCCGTGTGCAGCCTGCGCCGGATGCGGCAAACATCTTGGTCACGCACTGTTTTGCCGCAGGCGGCGAGGTGGGTGCCAGCGAAAGCCCCGCTTTTGTGGGCGGCAGCAGTCAAGTGGGGCTGGACTGCTTTGCGCCGTTTGCCTATACGGCGCTTGGGCATCTGCACGGCGCACAGAAAGCCGGCAGCGGCCGCTATGCCGGTTCGCCGCTTAAGTACAGTTTTGATGAAGCTGGGCAAAAAAAAGGCGTGGTACGGATCACACTGGAAAACGGAAACACAACCACGGAAGTGATTCCAATCGTTCCGCAGCACGATGTGCGGGTGCTGCGCGGCGAATTTGACACATTGCTGGCGGAAGCGAAAAACTCACCCAGCGAGGATTTTCTGTTCGCACAGCTGACGGACATGCATCCGGTTTATCAGCCGGTGGACCGCCTGCGGCCATACTACCCGAATCTATTAGGCATTTCCAGCGAATGGCTGCTTTCCGGCGGCGGGCAGGAAGATGACAGCTTTCGCCGGGAAATGCGGCAGCGGCGTGTCAGCGAAGATGAAATCTTTGCAGCATTCTTGCAGCAAGTCTGTGGTACAGAACCAACCGAGCAGGACACGGTTTTGTTTCATGAGGTTATGAAAGAGGAGGAGCGCGTATGAAACCCCTGCATTTGCGCATGAAAGCATTTGGTTCCTATCTGCATGAAACAGAAATTGACTTTACCGCGCTGGGGGAACACCCGCTGTTTCTGATTACCGGCGCGACCGGCGGCGGCAAAACTACGATTTTGGATGCCATGTGTTTTGCGCTTTACTGCCGCGCGACCGGTGGACGCCGCAGTTGGGAGGGCATGCGCAGCCTTTCCGCGCAGCAAGAGGACG containing:
- a CDS encoding exonuclease SbcCD subunit D, which produces MMELLHTADWHLGKALYGRSLLEEQRWFVLEWFLPLVEREQPDAVLLAGDIFDRQVPPVEAVTLFDTFLNRLAQLQIPLVAVTGNHDSARRLSLGSALLRRQGVVLATKPEDVWSPYTIETKDGPLCCYTLPYCDPAAAREALGAENDDIHTMDEAFHALLARVQPAPDAANILVTHCFAAGGEVGASESPAFVGGSSQVGLDCFAPFAYTALGHLHGAQKAGSGRYAGSPLKYSFDEAGQKKGVVRITLENGNTTTEVIPIVPQHDVRVLRGEFDTLLAEAKNSPSEDFLFAQLTDMHPVYQPVDRLRPYYPNLLGISSEWLLSGGGQEDDSFRREMRQRRVSEDEIFAAFLQQVCGTEPTEQDTVLFHEVMKEEERV